One Megalops cyprinoides isolate fMegCyp1 chromosome 17, fMegCyp1.pri, whole genome shotgun sequence DNA window includes the following coding sequences:
- the gpr63 gene encoding probable G-protein coupled receptor 63, with translation MVYAANLSPMEAGGANATLGVLSTGLLNLSDQNPGASHDMAKALAENSSLSIGAAAETVTPTPGLQDGTEGLSLPLQVFFLIVIIVILLVALLGNAVVCLMVYQRSAMRSAINILLASLAFGDMMLAVLNMPFALVTVVTTRWIFGDAFCRVSAMFFWLFVTEGVAILLIISIDRFLIIVQKQDKLSPYRAKVLIVVSWGLALCFSFPLAVGQPRLQVPSRAPQCVFGHSAEAGYQAYVVLMTLVVFFVPFTVMLYTFMGILNTVRHNAIRIHSHPDSICLSQASKLGLMSLQRPFQMNIDMSFKTRAFTTILILFSVFTVCWAPFATYSLVSTFSASFYQGAGFFEISTWLLWLCYLKSALNPLIYYWRIKKFRDACLDLMPKYFKFLPQLPGHTKRRIRPSAIYVCGEHRSVV, from the coding sequence ATGGTTTACGCAGCCAACCTGTCCCCCATGGAGGCAGGGGGCGCCAACGCCACCCTGGGTGTCCTCAGTACGGGGCTTCTGAACCTCTCAGACCAGAACCCTGGGGCCAGTCACGACATGGCCAAAGCTTTAGCGGAAAACAGCTCCCTGAGCATCGGGGCGGCCGCAGAGACGGTGACCCCGACCCCCGGCCTCCAGGACGGCACCGAGGGCCTCAGCCTGCCTCTCCAGGTGTTCTTCCTCATCGTCATCATCGTGATCCTGCTGGTGGCCCTTCTGGGAAACGCGGTGGTGTGTCTCATGGTGTACCAGCGGTCGGCCATGCGCTCTGCCATCAACATCCTGCTGGCCAGCCTGGCCTTCGGGGACATGATGCTGGCGGTCCTCAACATGCCCTTCGCCCTGGTCACCGTGGTGACCACGCGCTGGATCTTCGGGGACGCGTTTTGCAGGGTGTCGGCCATGTTCTTCTGGCTCTTCGTCACGGAGGGCGTGGCCATCCTGCTCATCATAAGCATCGATCGGTTCCTCATCATCGTTCAGAAGCAGGACAAGCTGAGCCCCTACCGCGCCAAAGTACTGATCGTGGTCTCCTGGGGCCTGGCGCTCTGCTTCTCCTTCCCGCTGGCCGTGGGGCAGCCCCGTCTGCAGGTCCCTTCCCGTGCCCCGCAGTGCGTGTTCGGCCACTCCGCCGAGGCCGGCTACCAGGCCTACGTGGTCCTCATGACGCTGGTGGTCTTCTTCGTCCCCTTCACGGTCATGCTCTACACCTTCATGGGCATCCTAAACACCGTGCGCCACAACGCCATCCGGATTCACAGCCACCCGGACAGCATCTGCCTCAGCCAGGCCAGCAAGCTGGGCCTCATGAGTCTGCAGAGGCCCTTCCAGATGAACATAGACATGAGCTTCAAGACGCGTGCCTTCACCaccatcctcatcctcttctCCGTCTTCACCGTCTGCTGGGCGCCCTTCGCCACCTACAGCTTGGTCTCCACCTTCAGCGCCAGCTTCTACCAGGGGGCCGGCTTCTTCGAGATCAGCACCTGGCTCCTCTGGCTGTGCTACCTCAAGTCCGCCCTCAACCCGCTCATCTACTACTGGAGGATAAAGAAGTTCCGGGACGCCTGCCTCGACCTGATGCCCAAGTACTTCAAGTTCCTGCCCCAGCTGCCGGGTCACACGAAACGACGCATTCGGCCCAGCGCCATCTACGTGTGCGGGGAGCACCGATCTGTGGTCTGA
- the ndufaf4 gene encoding NADH dehydrogenase [ubiquinone] 1 alpha subcomplex assembly factor 4, with product MGARVTRMFRNFNLENRAHREIEKAKPIPAPRHPTHKDIVKEIDKSPEITETIHQKNDPLLSLLKSVYVESKDPPAQSVKQPKALSVKDIDRRPLKFSHPGDPYGISEITDVPKGKLSIVEALTALSNHKRSPKTWTAEKLAEEYSLDLKDTKALLEFFIPFEVKIIPPKTADTKRIKDT from the exons ATGGGGGCACGCGTTACACGCATGTTTAGAAATTTTAACTTGGAAAACCGGGCTCACCGGGAGATCGAAAAAGCCAAACCTATACCTGCTCCCCGGCATCCTACGCACAAGGACATTGTGAAAGAAATCGACAAAA GTCCTGAGATAACTGAAACCATCCACCAGAAAAACGACCCGCTGCTGTCCTTATTAAAGTCAGTTTACGTGGAATCAAAAGACCCTCCGGCGCAG AGTGTGAAACAGCCGAAAGCTCTGTCTGTAAAGGATATTGACCGGAGGCCGTTGAAGTTCAGTCATCCTGGGGACCCATATGGCATTTCGGAAATCACAGACGTCCCAAAGGGCAAACTGTCGATTGTGGAGGCTCTCACAGCCCTAAGTAACCACAAACGCTCCCCAAAAACATGGACAGCTGAGAAGCTCGCCGAGGAATACTCTTTAGATTTAAAGGACACGAAGGCACTTCTTGAGTTCTTCATCCCTTTCGAAGTCAAAATTATTCCACCCAAGACTGCAGACACCAAAAGGATTAAAGACACCTAA